The sequence below is a genomic window from Dermacentor albipictus isolate Rhodes 1998 colony chromosome 2, USDA_Dalb.pri_finalv2, whole genome shotgun sequence.
GGCGAGCAGAATGTCGGGCTGCTGGCATATTTCAGCGCGTTGGATGGCATCGACGTGTTCGCGTTGGCTTTTTATCTTGAGAAAAAATTATTCAGCttacgtgtctccagtgcgtaAGCTAGGAGTGTCTCTGATTATTGAATAAGTAGCCTGTGTTTGTATTCGATCTTAGTAAGTACTGTTGTCAAGGTGATTTCTGCGTTTGGTGTGTTGGTGCGGAAATCGTTTATGAGCGTTTTTATGGCTTTAATTGTGTTGCCACTGGTGTTGTGGTTAATATCATTATACCCGCAGTGAAGTCCCGACAGGAAGTGTTCGTGAAGGTGTTTTTAATGACTGTTTGCAGTTAATGCTACGTATGACAAGAAAACCATAGGAAGCTCACTTTGTTGCTTCATCTTTCGTCCGTAGATAAGGAACAAGGTGATCATAAATAATTGTGtataaaaattattattattattaatattattttgAGCACTCTATTAGAAACATTGTGCCGTTGCACATAACACTTTCTTAGAAATCCTGAGCTTGTGAGGATTTCTTGTACAGTGTTCAGCAATTTTAAACTGCTCCTTAGTTCAGTACTGTAACAGCTGTTTCGCGATCGTCGTCGTAATATCGTTTTCGGCAGTCATCTTTCCCGAGAAGTCATTGTGGGCCGTCCACAATACCTGGACTCTTTTTACCCTAATATTTCTCTAACTCGCTCCATGACATGGCTGAAGCGGGTGGGCAACGCGAATTTATCTGCCACGGATGTGTTCAATAGAGTGTCTCTCAAAGTTGGCAAACAGGATACTTGACGCAAATGAGTATAGCGAATATATCTATTTGTTCTGTTTATTATACAAGCTCAGGTCTTGTATATATACTTTAGCCTGCAGTATTGGTGGAAGTGCTGTTTTGTATTCATATGTGATTATGTGATGTTCTTGTATACACTAGTGACCTGTCGCCAAGGTTTTACAGTGGTTGGCAGGTactgaaataaacaataaacgaCAAGAATACGGACGTTAAGTCCCTGGCTCACTTCAGGCCGGTTTCGGAGATGTACCGGAGCGGCAGCCGCTGATGGTGGATTGACAAGGACGGCAGCTTTGATGAGTGAGGCTCGACATATTTATTTACAAGCCTGTAGACAGAACTCACGCTGAACGAAGTGCATTGCAAGCATTTAAAATTTCTTCGTACAGTTCGCGAACCCTTCTTTTTCGCAACCTAAGTAAATTACCGATAACTTGATAACAACCTCTAGCCATCAACAAATTCGAAGGTATCAACACAGAGGTAATCGCGCTCATTTGTATTCGTGCACCTCTGCGGCGAGCCCGTCCTCAGTTGGTTTGAAGTGGTGAAGTTTCGGTAGTCGTAATGCTACTGAGAAGCGCATTACATTCCGAAATATACATTTTATTAACATGGATATCGAATATAGTAGAGCAGTTCTACACATATAGATAATAAAAGTTACCATCAGTTCCTTCCCCTTGGTTCAATtggaagacaaaaaagaaacagagaaataACGTCCAGCGTCCATTGCGATGGAACTCCCAGCGGCCCTCATGTCTTGTGGCGTACTTACTGACCGCGTAATCGGAATTTTAGATTCCTGATCAAAGCAGTTGTTTCAACTAATCAAGCTATGTTTTGTCCTTCTCAAACAATAACTTCACTGGAGAAGTCCTTCTAAGCGTTCTAAATAGTTACAGAAGCATAAAATTGTGGTGGATCTGTCGCGGCGAATTTGAATATTTGGAAGGTTGCCGTCGAGGTGGGTGAAGTTTGGGCAAGGGTTAAAGCTTGACTGGTACTCAGTCTTCCACGACAGCTGCACGCTTGTTGAAGCCCCCAAAACCTGTCCTGTCAATTTCGTCAAAGTTACGCTTGCGGAATCCCTCGAAACCGGTCCTGTCAATTTCGTCAAAGTTACGCTTGCGAAATCCCTCGAAACCGGTCCTGTCGATCTCGTCAAAGTTGCGCTTGCGGAATTCCCCAAAGTCAGTTCTGTCGATTTCGTCGAAGTTGCGCTTGTAGAAGCCCGGCCATTCGGCGTGGCCGATTTCGTCGAACTCGCCGTGGCCATAACCGTGCTTGTAAAGAACCGCCGGGTGGTCGCCGAACGTCAGCCCGTTCAGGTGGTCGAACCTGCGAGTCACAGTACCGTGGTGGGCAATGCGCTATTAATCCTCCTTTGAAGTACCGTACAGCACCATACTCATCAAGGTTCTCACATGGTGCACAAATATACCACAACAAAGCACTGTGTACATTCAGCTTGAAGTTTTTATTATCATTAAGCAGTTGCACAATTGCGTATTCCAACTATTGAAGCACAGTTTCTAACTATAGAAATTCACGGGCCGCTTACAATCTTAGGAGTGAATAGAATCTTGGAGTCTCTACCTCAGCGTGTGAACATGCGCTGTTCGCTACGCGCAAGTTTTAAATTGCTGTTAGTATTAAAGAAAATAGATTATTATGCTGATCCCACGCACATCCTGGAATGTATGTGAGGCTAAATTTAGGCGAGATGGGAATTAAATGCTACACAATGAATGCGACACCTGCAAGTTGTTGTTTGTGcaatgttcatgtttatgcacGGCGCAAGTCAGAAGATTATTCTCATGCGAAGATTTAGTTTTTGGGCTACATCGTTCACAAAATATGCTTcaatgcaacaagaaaaaaatcagGCAGATGCACGCAGTGAGACGCCGGCAAACCAATCTGGTGAAGGCTAAGGTGGCGTATGATGCTTGTCGAGATGAAATTTCAGCGCAAACACCCAAGCCAAACGACAACGAGACTAAACAAGCACTGGCGCTGTTACTCTCGTCTATTCTTTGTGGCTTACTCTGGATGTTCGCAATGAATTTTTCACCTTAACGTGCCAAAAACCAACTAGCCTCAACTGAAGTTTTAATCTCGAGACAAACACCGACACAATAGGTTTTAGCTCAGATATGTGCAATACACGTGTAAATACATATAAGATTTCCGTACCCCTTGTAGGAAGAGTGGCACTGACGAGTTCTGGAGGATTGATCGACAAAGTGAACATGCGAGAAAGTACATATACAGTTGTCCAAGAATGGCGCAAATCAAACAAAAGAAATTCCAAAATTGTCGATGGAACCTGTCGGTATTCTGCATTACTTCATTGAGATATGCCTGCGCTTTATTGATTCATATGTGAGTCAGCATATGTGCATAGACTTTCAATCGtgacttcagtttttttttattacgcagTACACAGGCACAGTCAATCGATTTATAGAACGAGGAATTGACTGCGCCTGTGTtctgcgaaataaaaaaaaatgaagtcacgATACAAAGTTCATGCACATAGGCTGAATGAAACTGGTTTTATGCCTTGTCAGGCGAGACACCGGCCGACTCTCGGAAAACCTTGAACGGATAGCgaaagaaaccttcgctttaagAGAGCTGGTCTAAATAATAAACGTGACTATGTGAGTATACTGGGAAGAATAAATAAACTCAAAAAGGCTGAAGGAACTAGTTGGGGTAGAGTGCGTGCGCGGATGGTGCCCTACGTTTTGTCCGCCAAACGTCTCCGCAGCAAATCGCCCACCATGCGCAGGTACACGTCCCGGCCAGTCTCGCCCATGTCTCGTCCGGCTCCCGAGCCGAGCGAGTAATAAGCGAGTACTCGCAGCACGTGCGACACCATCGGCGAGCGAAGAAACTCGGCCTTGCCGGCCGATCGCAGCGGCACTCTGCCGCTGAACTTGTCCAGGTGTACAGTGCCTCCAAGGCTGCGGAGGTACTCGCCGCTGTTCTGCTTGGCCAAAGTTCGCGCCGCTTTGAAAAGCGACGAAGATGCTTGCCCACTAACTGGCTCGTTACCACCAGCTTCCTGAAAGGTGTGACGAGATCACAAAATTATGCGTGAGCACTGGCTGCACTTCACTGGCAGCATCCTAGTGACTATCTGCGAAATAAAAAAGGGAGATCACTGTGTGGTTACCAATTCACCAAGAAGACTTGGGATTACaggtaaacaaaaacaaaaaaacaaaaaatcacgCAGAAGCTCGTCTAGGAATTGTAtaaatatgcgtaagcattgtgccacttgctcgtcTCCACGAAACTtggtgtcgttatcaatgttatgaaacttaatCTGCCTAGTATAGacgacagcgctgcggtgacaggaaCCGTTATCAACCGCGATCAACCATACACAGGCGGCGTCGGCGTATGGCACAGCCCAGcgggccatatcttgaaagcgaactgcgatGGGGACGCAGTGCGTCGATTGCTGATAGCTTAgtgcacgctgtgttctcgccgcttagccCGCATTGAAGCGTGAGGTAGAACGAAGATAAATTTGCTCGTTTCTGTGGgccctatcttcaaagcgatcttcTTACGTTATGGAGGAACGGACGAATCAACGGACGCTTCCCTGGCTCGGCATGCGTAGAAATGTCTACGGATTTAAAACAAGACATCAAGACAACAGAAAGAGCACATTGAAAGGAAAACATAGAGTGCAGAAGTATCAATAGGAAATAAAATTACAGCCATGGCGTACAAGTCACAGGCACAGGTCCCGTATTAAGTAAAAAGTTTTCCAGTAATCTATCATAGTAATAGCTGTAAAAGGTGCCGCAAAACAATGTCTTCAGTTGGAGTTTATGATACGTGGTGTCAAAAATAAAGCTTTTGTGAGTGCATGCATAAAATAAAGTAAGGAAACATTTCTAGATTAGACTTCTTTCATGTACACAGAATTCTTGCTATGCCTAGCGCTTGCGATTACACATATGGTCGCATTCAGCTGAATATATAGTGCGTACAACTTATTCATGTTGTGCCCAAAAGCTTCTCTTCTAATATGTGCTGGGCATTCGCTTCCTAGAATAATGCCCGTTGGGATTGAAGGTATGTGTGAAACAAATTACCTAACAAAATTACTTAACATTTACGCCAGCATGGCTGCCTTGACCGACCAACGACTGGCGCAGCTGCAGGAACTGATCACCGCATCCTTCCGCATCATACAAGAGCGTTTCGACTTCATTGAACACACCCTCAAGCTTATAGTTCGCAGCCCCATCTTGTCAGAGCAATTCGCCAACCACCCATACCTCCAAGAACAGACGCAAGCCCCGCCTTCGCCACAACTATGCCCCAGCCCCAGTCCACAAGAACGTTTCGACTTCATTGAACACACCCTCACGCCCATAGTGCGCAGCCCCATCTTGTCAGCGCAATTCGCCAGCCACTCATACCTCCATAAACAGACGCAAGCCCCGCCTTCGCCACATCTATGCCCCAGCCCCAGTCCACAAGAGCGTTTCGACTTCATTGAACACACCCTCACGCCCATAGTGCACAGCCCCATCTTGTCAGCTCAATTCGCCAACCACTCATACCTCCAAGAACAGATGCAAGCCCCGCTTCAACACAACTATGTCCCAGCCCCAATCCACAATAGGATCACTACCGGGCCTtacggtctggcagtggaactgccgcagttacaacaaaaaagcagtgctgcaacaacatatCACCACAGTAAACAAGAAACCTGACATTATCCTGCTGCAAGAAACGGTGACGGTCACTCCCACTCTCCCTGGGTATCGCGCTCACGTTAGCCTAGTGGAGGGACGGGGCGTCTGCACGTTCGTCCGCAAAGGGCTCACGTTCATCGAGCACCAACTCAAACACGGCGGCAGCAGGGTGGAATACGTcttcaccgaaatcatcccaATCAAACAACGGCAAGGCACCCTGTTCATCGCTAACATCTACAGCAACCCCaagcaccaaacacagaaattcaagaccctactacacacagccagcacccaagccagagaaagcacgttgctgatcggaggggacttcaacgccgcccATCAAGCGTGGTGTTACGTGAAGGAAACGGCCAAGGGACGAGACTTATTACAGGATACCCTGAACAACAACTGTGTCCTGATCACGGACCCCGCACATCCTACCCGCATCGCCAACTCCGTAGCATGAGACACCACACCAGATCTTACATTCATAATAAATGACCACACGTGCAAAGAaacatggcacaacacgggcagtgaccactacatcctcgaaattGCGATACCCAACCAATTCGGGAGCTATAGAATTTTACACAAGTGGACGGAGTGGGACGGACTCCGTAAGGGACGCCTCACCAAGCACGAGATATCACAGACATCGAAACCTGGACGGCGAAGCTCCGCGATGCAGTGCGTTCAGCCACAAAGACCATAGAAACAGACGAGAATGTCATCATCGTGGACAGCcgcctggcccatctgatcgaggccaaacgtTTGATCCATGCGCGTTGAAAGCAGCAACGGTTGAATCGCTGTTTGAGGAAGAAGGTGGGTGACTTAAACAGGGCCACTGAACACCATTGCATGCTCCTGTGCCGTCAGCAGTGGAACGAAATCTGCCACCGAGCTTCCAGGGAAGTGCATCGCAGTTGCacatggaatctatttcggcacctcctagaCGAGACAAGGACCAAGTCATACCAGCGCGACCGCCTACGCGCCataccagcgcgcctggcccgcctcatgcacaccatcacacaaccaggaaaagacgctgttatcaAGATCCTGGAAGCCAAGTATCTCCCGGACACGCCAACGGAAACCCACCCGCCGTACGGCGGGCTTCCCAACGCGTGGCTCGACCGAGACAGTACCATATACGGGTAGCGCTGCAGGAGCTCAACAACCGCTCAGCAGCCGGACCCGATCTCGTtaccaacaagatgctacgcaacctggacgatgCTTCGATAGGGGCTCTAACCCATTACTTCCatgaatgctggcattcgggcaagctcccccgacagtggaaaacggcaaaaacgatcctgattccgaaaccggacaaaccactggacatcggcaacctgcgtcccatctcgctcacgtcctgcgtgggcaaggtgctggagcacgtggtcgccaacCGGTGGCAGGAATACCTAAAGAAGGAAGACCTCTATCCTGACACAatgatcggcttccggcgcagaatcagcacacaagatgccacgttacaactcaaacaacaaatcattgacaacaagacacaagacagcaaagtaattctgggGCTCGATTTACAAAGggcattcgacaaagtcaaacactcagccatattagcACAAGTATCAAGActaaacggggggggggggggggggtaacgagctacaatcatattcaagacttcttgaccaaccgcgcggtggaactgcacgccggagaccacaagctccccgaacacaagctcggtAGTATGGGTACTCCGCAGGGTTCGGTCATCTTgccgttgctctttaacctcgtcatgatcggggtagcgagggcagtagcggggaccggcgtccggcatacgatctacgccgacgccattaccctgtgggcggccggcggcaccgacgccagcatcgagcaacagctgcaagcggcggttaccgccatcgagcagcactTTGACGGCACAGGCCTAATGTGCTCGCCCGCAAAAcccgagctgttcgtcctcatGCCGCTTCGACCGGAACGGAAGCGTGCTTCCCCTCAGGAGTGTGACCAcaccaagattgtaactgcatcTGGGCAACGCATACACGAATTTCCCAAGATCAGGGccctgggcctgctgctcaacaagagcggccgcaacgacgagaccatcaacaagcttaccaccaaggcaatggacgccatccggctcatacgCCGAGTCTACACGATGGGCGGCCATGCGTGACGACAGTCTCatgcgccttgtccagtcgttcgttatcagtcacatcgcctacgttgaggcgtacctcaactggcacgtcactgacaggaccaagatcaacacgctgaccagacgggcttacaagacggCGCTAGGCTTgatggagaccacgagtacggctcggcttctgcagctcggcgtccataactccctagaagaaatagccgaagcgcagCTCACCACGCAAATCGAGCGCCTCTCTACtaccaagacgggccgcagtatactgacgtccctgggttatAACCCAGGGACGTAAATGTgggcgcgggcccacatttacgtggaccctatcacgaagaacatgcacccagagtacaaccaagaacggcggcaggcgcgggccaaggcactcaCCGAAAAACACGCCGCAGACCCACACGCCCAGTAcgtggacgccgcggaatacaagcgggaaggcttcgtgccagtggtcgttgcggcggctaccggcaccaagacaacggcagcgagcgtgcggtgcacgaacgccacataCGCTGAGGTGGATGCCaacgctctggcgatcaccgaggccgagtgtcgcaccgtgctcagcgactcgaggaatgccgtgcgcaactttgccaaggggcgaatatgcgcgccggcggccgccatcatcggcaagctccaacttcaagaccacGGCAGCACCATctgtatcaagtggttcccggggCACGCccgcgagtgtgcatcctcaccgaaccacagcCACAAATTCCGCGGCGCGAGCGCTTACATTCCGTGCCCCcaagagtgaccgttccgtgcgggggttcgaaaccaaggacagattgaccagttatgccgaagtaaccaagtgttatcGCTTAGCTGGAcgaagaatgccgcctccccacccggctcTCAGTCGGGAGGACGCTGTAATCCTaaggcaaatacagaccgcgtcactcctcgcccccacATTGCTGTCCGCGCTTCACCCAGAGATTTGGCCGTTTGACGCATTGTGCCAATATATTCACTCGTTATTACATATCTGTTTATTTTgttaggataggaataactttaagaAAGTGCCAGCAACCGACGTTTTAACGCATCGGCTGTGTGGTGTTTGTGCAGCGAGTCCGgtggaccaatggcacatcatgtgggactgtgccaggttcccgatgGCAGCTagctccaggacttacccgcccgaacttcaaggtgcactgcagtctgcagacaaggacacacaactcaagcctcatgacccactacaaacgggccccactggggtagtgcagagtagggtacaACCctgggtcgacgcttggccagcgtcacgatgCGTTAAAACGTCGGATGCTGGCACTTtcttaaagttattcctatcctagcAAAATAAGCAGATATGTATTAACGAGTGAATATAATGGCACAATGCGTCAAACGGCCAATTTTCCGTACATTTCTGGGCACGTTGCATGACAAAATGCGTTCAGAAGCTCCAGGCCCTATCGAAATGGTCAAGAAGAAAGATGTCCGCTGCTTAAAGTGTTTTGGTTTTACAGGTATTAGCCCGAAAATATATTACGAATAGCGATGAAGAAGTACACCTGTTCTGTACTGAATACTAACAAGCGTTCGTCCATATGCAATGAAGCCAAAGAGAAGACAAACGAGCCAATTTATCGAAAAGGGCCATACTCAGCACATAATTATCCAACGATGGCTGAAGTACGTCATTTCTGAAACATttgtttattatattattttttGTTCTGTGTTCTTAGGTAGCGTCATACGACCCCCTctccggaaaaaaagaaagaaaaaaataagaaccgAATGCACCGATTTCATATTATGATTTCATATTTTCAAGTTTATCTGTTTTCCACTCAAGCTTAAGCTCGGGAGGACAGTCACTTTTATCGAATGAGAAAAATTCGAATACCTTGACACATGCTGTACAGCATTGATATAAAAAACGGGTTCGCTCAATCACTAAAGAAAGGAGTTTTGCGTGGCAAAACCAAGATTTGAATGTGAGGTACTCTGTAGTGGGCgactgcggaataatttcgaccactggcggatctttaacgtgccaccGATGTAGGCGACAAGGGCGTTTTTGCCCCCATCGAcatacggccgccgcggcccggATTTGATCCAGCAACCTTGtaattagcagcgcaacaccatagacgCTAAGCCAACGCGGTGATTGGCGAGCCCACTCAGCTTATTTTGAAGATACCCATGCTCTAAATAAGCACTTCTACATGCAGAACATAACAGAGTACGCATGTCCTAGCTGCGCGCAATGCGTATATACAACAATAACTATTAATGTACATACTGCAATACTGATACACAGTATTGGAAAACACCAAAATTAAAACCGCATCTCCTTTCACAATAGCAGTGTTTCCCTGACCTCCCATGCGTTGCATTGTTCAACCCTTATTACTTCTGGGAAATGAGTCCAGGATAAATTtatcctggggtgctatgcaggatgcgccgagtttggcgaaactcgggatcttcacgagctctggcgacaccccaagatgaaagcacgaatggtaccgagacacagtttatctttcgacaagcctccagtttcattggtttatctagattcactctggctggctatcattccttgggcgttgccttctgggcggtcgacaaactggggctcacgtgatcataccgtcggtgcatggtcgtgccttctttcacttgtttgtcgttccaccgagtgcattacttgcagaagcaagttgtaaaacaaatgcagttagtacaatattattagttactttaacgtggtttagaagcattttgaagcttacgagatgtgcactgaatgcgtcttagactaatttgtaatttagtacgcttcgcattataccacgagggaacgctgtagtggcgtcatcacatccattcaccgggcaagcatggcggctaagcatcagagaggcccagtgtaaacaaacccgtacaacgagcttgcagtgcgcgacatagtgatcaggctcgacgaaggccactatttcttggatagttctgttcctccgtgggcaatcttcccgtgcacccggtaagactgccaatagcttcggcgattttacagatcgcaacgcgcacctactgttcacggcgaagtgctgaagaaacaacttgtccggtgctgcttctgcgagtgcgctgagttcctccactctgcgtgactgcgagcgtcacgaacattacatagtgtgggcaaaaggtagacatcctatatagctacgatgcgacgagttggtaccgacgatggatctcgctaccaacacagtgaaggagacttcgacaaactgcagataagtatatttctactgtttcatatttagcataagaagagtgcacggattaagtcactttcgtagtaattaacgaactgaatgtccagcagtttaaagcaggcagtgagaaccaatgagtgttcgtgcttttacatgcaagtgggcccgcgaaaatatggaaaagatgaaggtaaccttcactaacttggtgagataacagaaattcatgagtgacattaagccagcaaaatttatggaagagtatatttatccaagtgaaatatcaatagca
It includes:
- the LOC135915914 gene encoding uncharacterized protein, encoding MTFISSILLLLTISMCSAIIEAGGNEPVSGQASSSLFKAARTLAKQNSGEYLRSLGGTVHLDKFSGRVPLRSAGKAEFLRSPMVSHVLRVLAYYSLGSGAGRDMGETGRDVYLRMVGDLLRRRLADKTFDHLNGLTFGDHPAVLYKHGYGHGEFDEIGHAEWPGFYKRNFDEIDRTDFGEFRKRNFDEIDRTGFEGFRKRNFDEIDRTGFEGFRKRNFDEIDRTGFGGFNKRAAVVED